The Rhodamnia argentea isolate NSW1041297 chromosome 10, ASM2092103v1, whole genome shotgun sequence sequence CATTCATGGTGCTTTTGTTTCTAATTATTCGCCGTAAATCCATACTTCAAAAACGTTAACAATTTTAATACCGTCATTCGCGCAATGGGAGTGACTCTATGTGTACATGGGCGCGCACGAATTTTAGAACATCAAATGAATGATGATGGGAAGTGTTTGATCAGCATCGAGACCTAATCCTAATGCACGGTGAATTAACGCATCGGTAAAATTATGTCGGCCATAATGACACGTGCAACAACTTAAGTTATGATGACGTGGCATTTACGAGGACGTGGCAATCCTCGCGACGTGGCACACGCTATGACACGTCAGCTTCTCCCTCCCGATTGTTGTCAAGTCACATTGGTCTGTGCTTACTTCTACTGACCAATATTTATGGActtaatgaatttttgttttttgaattttggtcaTGTGCACTTCGatttatttgtctattttttcttcaaaaaacaGGAGATTAACGTTCCCGTGGGAGATTAGATAACGTTAGCGACACCATCCTCGGACACCATTTCACATGGCAAATCGAAAGTCATCTTTGGCTCGGGATTATAATCTCTTTGTCCCCCCCAATGATTACCGGTAAAGGAACAGCTTAAACATGATTAACTATTGATCAGAGAATCAACGGCCCACATGTCACTtcccatttttttcaattaaaaagtaaaaaaaaaaaaggaaatttgaagTTTGCACATGCATTTGCATGTTCTTTTGAGTATAGATCTAAGACTTTCCCCTCTTATATTGcaaatttaaatcttttttttcatataattttccACATCCTAGGGTCCCTTGATTCTTAAGTATATTTACATGGGAAAAAGTATGCAAGCCATATGGTCCACTTGATCAGTATAATAAATAGATTATTAGCTTTAAGTATTGTTAATCCGAGAATAATTACTTTTATGGCCTAATGCATTGCTTCTAATGTGCTCACCATATTGCTTGCACATACCCAAgtcccataaaaaaatttaaaaaaatttgggaagatTTTGCTTTCATGAGCTCCGTACGCTCTACCTCTATTCTTCATGTATGTGAGTTAGCCTCgtcgattgatttgattttagGGTTAGTActacaaaaaaccttaaatcaacacgcatgtgacaaattatctcaaactaattttttgaccacaaaaaacgcCCAAAATGGTACACATGCGATAAAATTACCCCAAATTAactttttgaccatcaaaatcCTCCGAActagtatacctatgacaaatttaccattcattcggtttcgttaaattggattggTACCACCAAGAACTCCAAACAGGTGCATACGTGACAAATGGAGGGTAAAAACTCTAAGTTGGTACATCCATCAagcgtcacgtgtcatccaacttagtaCTTTAATGGCAaaatttaacgaagggtaaatttatcataggtataccagtttagggtatttggtggtaaaaaaatcaactcgagtaaatttatcatagatgtatcgATTCGgagtttttcgtagtattaacccttattTTTATTACCAATTATAAGTCCCTAAAAGAAAGTTAAATTTGCCAAATAATTGAAACTACTTCCTCCTCTATTTGCTTGACTACTATCCGATCCATAACATCAAAATGGGGTTATATATATGTTACTGCCCGCGCATGCATAATTGATAGTGCTTAGATTATATTTTCCCTATCGAACTACGTCCATATTTTCGACTTGACTAACGACATATCAACTTATGTGGGATTAAGGAATCCGAATTCGACATCGTATGAGTCAATCAGAGAACATTGAAGCCTTCGTCGATGCGGAAAATCGAGCCCAAGCACGTAATGATTTGGATCCAAGTTTCGCGCGGTATGCCGAGtgaatcctttttattgaactcgccAAATGGCTTCCCCCCCCGTTCATTTCGTTCTTCTTGTAACCTTCTCTAGAAGAGCATGAAAATGAAATCACAAGTCATTGACCAACCAACTCGAAGTAAAGTAATTGGCGCAAGCGAtgactttcttcttcaaacCAATATTTTTACTTCTCCATTCTCTAGAACTTCTCATTGGTCAAGTGGGGGGGCACTTCAAATGAGGACACCCAACCCCTTTTTCCCCCCCGACCTCATCGAGAGACATCAATCTGACAATCTGAAAATTTGGGATGcactcgacccgacccgacccctCAACTTTAGTCAATCGGTCAGTGAGAAACCCTAATTTAATCccaccaaaagaagaaataaatttaaacttttaatcaCGGGGGAGAAATCCCAAAACAAATCATGGGGAAAAAATTCATGGTCCAATCAAAGTCAAGAGATGGGTCGGTCCACGTAGGCTCACATGTGAATTTTAAGGTGAGAGATGAtaataatagagagagagagagagagagaatatattGAGGAGCAAAGGGTGCGGCACGTGACAAGGAGCTGACGGGCGTGTGACCCATGCGATTGGAAGGCAGACCAAAAGGAAACATGTCCACATACATACACCCTTTTAGgacaatttcataaaaaaagaaaatttcaatatttattACACCCATGccctaaaatttaaatttaactttttttttaaaattggaacaTGCTTGTAATAATGACATTGCGCCAACAACAACTAGAGGACGGACCAACCGTATCTCTATAGTATCCTATCAGAAAGCAAGAagggaaattcaaattttttcattttttttaatatatatgttATAGCCTATGCTTTAATAATAGCAAGGGAATCTTCACACACTATATAGTAGTATCACCAGCTAATTCTCTAGCCAAAAGAGAgggaaattaaaattttataaagcagaaaaaaaagaaaaattgaagggtggggaaaaaagaaggaaattccAGCACACATCACATGTAGGCAGGGGGAGGGGAAGAGAATCATTGCCACTATCCCCATGTATATGTTACACAATCCACTTGGGGAaattaggaaaggaaaaagattggCGGAAAATCGATCGGGgaggcgggcgggcgggcggctcAGTGGTGCGGCGCTGCGGCGGCGGGCGGTTGCGGTGGCTTGCATTGGTAGCACTTGGCGAAGAGGCCGAAGGTGTCCACTTGCCTGATGAAGTTGGTCATGCTGGCCCAGCCACCGAACCCGAAGCCCACGACAAGGACCCATCCCACCACGAAGGCGTTGAACACGTACATCACGGTCCAGCTCCGTAGGAACGACGGCGGCTTCTCCGCCGCGTTCTGCAAGGATCGATCGAGAGAGGGAAAAACGAAGCAGGAGTCAATGTCAAGATCTAATTCGGCCTAAGTTTGAATCTTATTCCACTTAGGATGCCACCAAGTCACCAACCACTCTTGATGCCAATCATTGAAAGGGAATTTCTAAAGTCTGGATAGATTTCGCAATCGAATAAATAGCAAGTAtggttaattttatttttttgactatttACTCATGGTAAAATTTCGgtgggggtttttttttcacATGAGATGAGACATTGGGTCAACTCAAGACAGCTCACGCCAGACATGGTACAACAATCCAATTGCACCATATAACTAATCGAAAGGGACATGCCCATCCATGTCTTCTCATCTGGCCAAGATCTTGCCAAATCCAATCTCTTAAATGCCCactttctctccctccctctctttggTAATTTCAATTTCTGTAACCTTAGACCTCTTCACTAATTTCTGATTAGTTTACATGAAAGATCACACATCGTGTGCAACATAATTAATGACAGGCAAATGATAATTTGATTCCCGTCGCCGATTGGTCGATCGGGGGGTAATTAGAGTTTACCTGACGAGCGGAGGCCTTTCGATAGGTGAGCATGTGGGCGAGGGCGGGGATGATGTAGACCGTGAAGCTGACGAGGAGGGCGCCGACGGCGGAGTTGATGGGGCCGAAGAAGGGGAAGATGATGGCCAGGAACCAGATGGGGATCACCACCGGCAGCCTCACCAGCGCCCTCGTGCAGATGCTCTTCGTGTCGTGCATCCCTATCACCTTCTCCCACACGAAGTACAGAGGTGTACACGCGAACCCGAACGTTATGAACTGCAAACCGCGCAGACTCGAGATAATCAAAATCGAGCAATTAAGCACGAGTCACAGGACTGTATACACTTTTCGGTACTCAAACTCGATTAGTTGTTCGCGATCTCTATACATTGTTAGGCGATATGTCATGATCTCAAACCGAGGAATCCACTTAATAACTATATGAATGACCCTTTTGGTGTGTACCTTATAAAATATAGACATTAGTACATACTTACCCTAacggcgggggcgggggcggcggcccaaacaaaaaaaaagaagaaaaagagagggtgGATGAGATATTTACCTGATGAATGAGCATCAAGATGACGGCGGCGTCGCGGAATCCCGACTTGGGGAGGAGGGAGAAGGCGTTGGAGTGGTTGAGGAGCTGGTCGCCGAAGGCCCAGTAGACGGCGGAGGCCGACGGTATCGTCAGCGTGAACACATACAGTGTGGCCATCAAGTAGATGTACTTGAATTTCTGGGGCTTCCACATTGCATGCATGATCTCCCTATACCaaaaccacccaaaaaaaaaaaattatatattaccaattttttttttaaataaggcgatgaaaactttcaaaatatatagattttctgaaattcaagaaaccattttaaaaaaatataattttttaataaaattttcactGTAGTCTTTTACTGAGAAAATAATTCTGAAATTTGTTTTGCCTTTCGAGCTTAAAAGagtgaaaataaaaatgcaatctTTTGCATGATCTTCGTCCAGCGTCTCGGACTCCGAATTCGCCGGCGAAAAGCAGCGCACGGGGAAGCTGAGCTGGTGCTCGTTTGAGTTCGGAACTGGATCGAACCGAtcgaaggaaaaatattaattttcctctgtttttttttttttttcccatcgtAAAGGAATGATTCCAAAAGGGCAATCAAGAACGGTGAAAAGTGAAGAGGGAGATCTTTTTACACAGTCACGGCGTGGCCGCCGAAGGTGTAGAGGATGTTGGTGGCTCCGGTGAAGTACAGCACCAGCTTGTTCGGCCCCGTATGCTTCACCCCCTCCACCTGCCAACGGATTCGACCAATCTCTCCACTTAGCAGCGAAACAATGAAACGAATCCCCGAGAGagggggggcggcggcggcggcggcggcgggagcGGGAGGAGAGTTACCTGGCCGTGGGCGAGGGCGGCGATGGTCAGGTACCAGGCGGTGTAGGTGGTCATGCCGAGGCCGAGGAAGGACCAAATCCGGTAGTTGTGGAAGGAGGGGATGAACACCGTCGTCGCGCAGCAGGCGCCGAAGATGTAGGTCCACGTCCGCTTGTCCAGGTGGTCGTTGATGTAGTATATGTTGCTGCAAGAGGAGGATGATCAGTAACAGAATCTTTCTCAAGATGGGTGATCCTTCATCTGCAGATTCTCAAATGCTCAAGAGCAAGCAAGAAGCAAGAACCTTGCGCAGGCGATGAGCTGAATGACGGAGCCGAAGAGGAGGAAAGTGCAGTTGAAGGCGAGCCCCGCCGCCTTCCAGTACGGCCCGAGCAACCCGTCCAGCACTTCGAACCACTGCAGTCTCGATCCATCGATTCGTTAGTTTCTTCCGTTTTTTGGGTTTGATCTTCGAGTTtaaaagagaagaggaggacCTGAATGACGTGGTTCTTGAAGCTGAcgttctccttctccttcctggTTCGGTACTCAATGTAGAGGACGCTGATGAGATAAGCGGTCCAGCTCCCCAGGATGCCGTAGAACACCTGGAAGATGATCCCCGACAGCATCCCCAGCTGCGAGAACGAGTACGGCAGCGTCAACAGCACTTGCGCCACCTGAAACCGATCGAGAAAAGGGAGAAATATGTGAGATTTCTCTGGGCAGGTCAGATCGAATCCGAGCGGAAAGATGGgttgtttttcttcttgattttttcttttatttacttgGTTGGAGGCGCAGCTGAACCAGGCGTCCCAGGCGGAGCCGCCGTGCCAGAGTAAGCTCTTGACGCTGAGCACGGGGGAGGCTTCGTCTGCTCCTCCGCCATCTTCGAGTGCCCCGTCGCGGCCGTCCTTGGCGTGGTTGAGCTCTGCCTCGGTCGCGTTGGAGACGATGGCTTCTGATTCTGCTTGCTTCGGACCCAACATTTCCTTCGTTTCTCACGCTCCCACGTCTCTGTCTGTCCTGCGCTAGCATGAGCATGAGATCTCGAACAAACACCCACGATTATATATAACCCccccaccgaaaaaaaaaaggactctcGATCAGACaaattacccaaaaaacaaaaagaaaacagcgAGCCCCAAGAAAAATGCTACTGAAAAATCACAGCTTTTTTCTAGACCCCCCAACCCCAGATCGGAAACACCGTCAATCCCTTCAAACCAGAAAACATCCAAATCGTACCTCGTCTCCGAAATGTCGCCTTCTTGACCTGCGAGCAAAAGGGGCCACTCACTGACTCTGTTTCTTgctttcctcctctttcgaCCTCGTTGGGttttagaagaaaagaaaggcagATGGGTGGgtgttgcagagagagagagagagagattggagagGACTTAAAATGGTCGAAAGAATTGAAGACAAGAGACAGCAAAAGATCTCTGCTGCGCTCGGTGGCGTTGGTGGGAGGGGGACTTCAACTTTCGTTTTAATGCGCCACCAATTCGCTCCGCCAAAAGCAGCCCCGAAAGACGGCGGCTCAGAGAGAGACTcacagaaacagagagagagagagagagagaggtctcaAAAGCAGCGAAAATCTGGGACGTTTCAATCGAATTCAATGGTCTTCGCAGTTGTTCAGGGAAAAGCAGTCCCTCCCACCCTTTTTTATATACGCAGCTCACCACAGGAACAGCgtgaaatgagagagagagagagagagagagagagaggcgcttTGGGGGTCGATGGCCGATTTAAGGACTGAGCTCAGAACACTGGCCGATTCCCGTTTTTATAGCATTTTAAACTGCTTCAACGGTTCAAGACCAGATCTTTTTAATTCGGTTTTAATCAATGCTTAATTTGACTGGGATTATTTTTCGGTTTTGGTCATCAGCAACATCACGAGCCATGCTACTGTTGCAGAGCCTGTTGCTGTTGATGCCCTCCTCTCCGGAGGCCTCTTTCTTAACCGTCGGATCGCGAAAGAAAAACCCGATTACCCGATCGGAAAATGGCCTTCGATCTTCGTCGATCGTGCGCGGTGATTTTTTCGTTTGGAGAAAATTCGATGAACTCTGCATAGTTTCAATGGTGAGTGAAAGGGTTGGTACTGGTATGGAAGACAGGAGATTTGGGGGGGTGGATTGAGCAGCGGTTAAAACGCAGCTCCGATCCAAATCTCAGTCAATAATTCCAGGAATTGAATTTCTCAATTAGTTCCTGAATTTTGttctttaattcttttatcTCCATTTTTGTTTAATATTGAGGTTTTGTGTTCACCGAGGTTTCATCAGCTCCCCTCCTGTCCCCGCCCCACCACTAGTGGGGAATCCCCACCATTAACTAACCTCGACTGCAGAAAATTTATAGTGCTGAGAGGTTTGTTCCTAGAACATTTATTAGGATGTCCATTAACTATACTTTGgaataaatttttcaaaaagtgtcTTGTGGGTATTTGTTAATACAGGTCGTTTAAAGTGACTTTGCAATTTTTCGCACAATTTTTTCCTTGTACTGTGTGTGATGAGCTCTTTAGAAATCGAATTATCTTATGTTGATCGTACTTAGCAAGTGTACCGAGCTCCTGTTAAAAAGATCCGAAAAGAAATTAGGCTTCATTAACGAGTACTCCGAAACACTTGTTAAACATATGCACATAAGAAATTTTTTGTCATTCcgaatgattatttttcttggGTTGTGTGCATAACCCATGCACTGAAATGTAAAGTGTTCTTTTATCAAATATGATTAATAAGTGTTCCGAGGGCACTCACTAGAAAAATCCTTTTAATAAAATGTGTTATCAacgtttcaaaaatttaaacttttggTATAAAGTACACTTAACAAGTGACTTAGAGCCACTAATTACTTCGTAATTACGCTTTTTCTATATGATATGGGCAGCTTTTAAATATGTGTTTTCTTTTCGGACTTTCGTGATGCCCTAACTTATGCTATCGCCATTTCTAGTTGCCGTAATTAGTAGTCTATGGCAACTCTGTTAATAAATCTCGGACATAAATATGCAGTTCTTGAGCTAAATACACATAGGATTTGCTTAGGTAACGTCTCCCCGATGCAGATGTTTACTATCAATTGATAAgggtataaattaattttcacaTGGAGGGATCTAGAAGCAACATTTATGTCATTTAGAgagcgcatggtaacactttcgtaagtgaatttctgctccgGAAGTG is a genomic window containing:
- the LOC115745719 gene encoding auxin transporter-like protein 4 produces the protein MLGPKQAESEAIVSNATEAELNHAKDGRDGALEDGGGADEASPVLSVKSLLWHGGSAWDAWFSCASNQVAQVLLTLPYSFSQLGMLSGIIFQVFYGILGSWTAYLISVLYIEYRTRKEKENVSFKNHVIQWFEVLDGLLGPYWKAAGLAFNCTFLLFGSVIQLIACASNIYYINDHLDKRTWTYIFGACCATTVFIPSFHNYRIWSFLGLGMTTYTAWYLTIAALAHGQVEGVKHTGPNKLVLYFTGATNILYTFGGHAVTVEIMHAMWKPQKFKYIYLMATLYVFTLTIPSASAVYWAFGDQLLNHSNAFSLLPKSGFRDAAVILMLIHQFITFGFACTPLYFVWEKVIGMHDTKSICTRALVRLPVVIPIWFLAIIFPFFGPINSAVGALLVSFTVYIIPALAHMLTYRKASARQNAAEKPPSFLRSWTVMYVFNAFVVGWVLVVGFGFGGWASMTNFIRQVDTFGLFAKCYQCKPPQPPAAAAPHH